The nucleotide sequence TTCGTCAAGCAGTCACGACTGTTTGCCTCACGGTTTCCCCAGGAAACGGTTCGTGCTCCCCAGCTTTTGCAGGCAGCGGCAGAAACCAGCCAGCTTTATGGCTTGAATAAACAGGCACTGGATTGCTGTCTCGACCTGGAGTCGCGGTTTCCCAGAAGTAATGAGACCGCTCAGGTTCTCGGATTGTCACGCCGGCTGAAGTTGAAAGGGCATCCGCTGCAGTTAGCTGGAGAAACGATCGAGGGTGGTTTCGTTTCGATTGATGATTATAAAGGGAGTGTGGTACTGGTCGTGTTCTGGGCAACGACTGCACGACCCTTTATTGAACAGCTACCTGAAATTCAGGCATTATCACAAAAGTACCGAAAATACGGTTTTGAAATTGTCGGCGTGAACCTGGATCTGGAAGAACCTGCCATTGATGCCTTTCAGGAAAAGACACCTCTGGACTGGCGGCAGATCTTTTATTCTTCCCGCGACAAGCGTGGCTGGAACAATCCGGCAGCTGTATTTTACGGTGTGCGGACTGTGCCTATGCTGATGCTGGTGGATCATACAGGAGTAACGGAACTGGTAACGTCAGATGCAAAAGATCTGGAAGAACCGCTGCGATCACTCTTGCGAAAGAAAACGGCAGCCAACGCGAAGTAGACGAGATCCCGTTTTACTGTCGCGTTTCCAAGGCTGTTTGACCGGGTAAATCAGATGGAGAGACGCTGCGTTTCAATGTGATGCGCCCTGGTTGAAAAGAAACAGGCTGAATGATGAAAGCTTCGAAGGTTTCTGAAATCTTCGAAGCTTTTTTCTCAGCGGGAGCAGTTTCATGGAAGTGGAGTGGCAGGTTTGAATTCCTGCAGTCGTTCGCCAACCACTTTATTATCAGGCATCAGCGTTCCCATTACGGATGCCAGCGCCGTATTCAGGCGGGGCTCGGTGGCGGCCTGGTAGGCTTCGCGGATCGATGCGACTTCTTTGGAATCAACGAGCAGCCCGAATTTCTGAATATGAAATGCCAGTTGCAGGGCGGCGATTTCTTTGATGTCATTATCCATCGTTTTATTGGTAACAATCGTCACCAGATCGGCCTGAGCCGTTCGAGTGGGAATTCCGCCTAGTGTGATCAGGGCATTTGAAGCCAGAGACCGGTCGGAGACCAGTTGCAGTAGAGGCTTTTCCGCCGGCGTCAGATCGTAAATTTTTCCTCGCTGGCTGGATGCGATATGCGAGAGCCAGTAGAGAGCAGCAGCCCGATATTCTGAACGGAGTTCGCCGGTCAATTCGGGGGTTTTCAGGCTGTTAAGAAATGGTTTAACCTGTGTGGCGATATCTTCAGTGTTCTCTGATTCCACGACATATTGCACCAGGGGATAATGTCGTGTTACATATTCAATTTTATTTTTAAGACGCAGTGGACCATAGATGATAATGGGGATGTTAGCCGTACGGGAATCAGCCCTGAGATTGGCAATCGTCTGTGAAAGTCCCCAACGCATGATATTATGTTCGAGAGCAATGAATTCGACATCCATGCGCTGGGTGGCATCTTTAAAGCCTGCCATCCCGGTCTGAGTATACTCTGTTTCATACCCGAGTTCATTAAACAGCCCCGCCATGGTCTGTCCTCGAGGAATGCTGCTGTCGACAACAATGGCCGACTGTTTTCCTGCCCCCCCCAGGGCACGGGTCAGGATGGCGATGACGCGCGTTGCCCCTGGAAACGTGTTTGCAGGATCGAGTTGCATAATCGTGGTTGCTGCAGCGAACTGTACGCGGCGGTCAGGATAATTCAAAGCGGCAATCACGGAGGAGTGCTGATCGAGTTTCTCATACAGCAGGTTGCGGGATCCAATCTGTCCCAATGCTTTCAAGGCTGCCAGTGCACTGGGGGTATGCCCCTGCTTCATTGCCAGAGCCAGAACCTGGCTGACTGCTTTGGGACCGGAGAGTAATGCCAGGTTAAAAGCCGTGCCGGGACCTTCAGGCAGTGGATGATTCCAGCCGACCTGATAGGCTTCCAAGGCGAGTACCATTGACAGATAAAGAGTCTGCACGTCCTGTTTGTCTGGTGACATCTCCAGAGCTTCTTTAGCCAGGCGCAGGCCTTCAATCAGGCCGACTTCCTGTGAAGCCAGTTCTTTCTGTACGACCGTCTGTTGTGTGCTGTCCCAGACCCAGATTTTCTGCTTTTCTGCTGCATCAACGTGATTTTTGTAAAACTGCAAAGCCGCATTTTTTAAAACCTGCTGTGCTTTGTGACGGTTGAGTTCATATACATTTCGGGGATCTTTTCCGAGAATTTTTGAGAGTGCCTGGCGGGCAGCGATTTGTACACTCTGTTCCTGGCTCTCTGAAAAAGCCGGATTCCAGAGATAGAGGGCAGCAGAAGGATCGGCAATGTCTCCCAAAACTTCAGCAGCGATCTTGCGGATTCGATTCTCCGGGGCGCGTAAAGCAGCGATCAGCGGTTCGACTACCGGTTTTCCAAGTTGTGACAAAGCGAAGGCCAGTTCGTCATTTCTGGTTGGATCCTCACTCTGACTCAACTGTTTCAATATGGGAGGTGCCACGATTGATCCGGCAGATTTGAGCTGGATGATCGAAATGTTACGATCTGTGGGAGTTCCAGACAGATCATTGATTAACCCGTTAATTCGCGCAGGGTCAGTGGCGAAAGCTCGGAAGGCTGCTTCCATCTGATTCAACAAAGTGACAGATTCCGGCTGCAATGCTTTGTTGTTTGCGAGTGAAAGAAAGGCTGCGGGACCATGTTCATCTCGGAGTTTCAACAGGGTTTCCTGGTCGGGGTTGGCTTTCAGCAGTTGATCCAGATAGGGTTTGGCTGAAGCCGCGTGTCCGAGTCCGGTCAACTGTATGACAGCCTGCAGCAGCTGTGCGGGTGTTTCGGGTTTCGACAGCAGTAATTCGTCGGGAGACAGGTTAGAAATCGTTGCCGGCTTCTGAAATTGCGGAGGAATTTCATCCTGTGACCAGACGTGGGGGGACGTACTCAGGGTACAGGAAATGACCAGAGCAAATGCTGCCAGGATCCGATTATTAAAAGACATTCAGTCGACTCCGTGTCGTCATGGTTGTCGGCTATTCATGGGGCTGCCGGCGAACAGACCCGTTTCCGGTGCTGTCTGGCTGGCAGATTGAATATCTCTGATGAGAATACACAGTTACAGAAATTATATACTATTCTTATCACCTTACCCAAAACAACAGAATTCAATTGTTTCGGTTCAAGTCTTCACAGAAATCAGGTGCTATGTATTCAAATAGACATATTCAGTGTAGAAGCTTCTGTATCTATTATTATCGTTTCTGACGGCGATAACGGTGTAATCGAAGAAAGCGGATGCACGTATCTTTGCTGTACCGAATGTATTACAGAGCGCACGAACTTATTAACTGTTATAACCGTACCCCGGAAAACTGATCTTCTGAACATACACGAGAGACTAATCTGTATGTCGGTATTGATATCAGGTCTGTTCCAGTGCGATCAGTTCTTCATAGGTTTCCCGCCGACGAATGACCTGATTCTCGCTGCCGTCAACCAGAATTTCTGCACTGCGGGGACGCGCGTTGTAATTGCTGCTCATGACTGAACCATATGCGCCTGCGCTGAACATGCAGAGATAGTCTCCCCGCTGCATGGGAGGCAGATAGCGGTCTTTGGCAAAGTAATCACAGGATTCGCAGACCGGGCCAACAACATCAGCCGGTTCACAGCCTTCAATTTCACCTTCACAGTCGAAAGGCATGGGGACCTTTGGTTTGACCGGCCAGACACGATGGTAAGAATCGTACATGGCAGGGCGGACGAGATCGGTCATACCACCATCCTGAATGTAGAACAGCTTGCCCCCTTCCCGCTTGGTGAAGACGATCTGGCTGATCAACACGCCTGAGTTCCCGGCAATGAAGCGGCCCGGTTCCAACGCCAGCCGACAGCCAATTTCTTTAATGGTGGGGACAATGACATCTGCATAAGTTTGAGCTGAAGGACCTTCATCGGTTTTGTAGCTGATCCCGAAACCGCCACCCAGGTTGAGCCAGTTGGTATTATGGCCTTTCTCCCGCAGTTGGGAGATGACTTCAGCCCCTTTTTTGACTGCTTTCGCATAGGGATCGGTCGACAGAATAGGAGAACCGAGGTGCATATGAATGCCCGTCAGTTCCAGGTGTTCGTCTTTGAGCACTTTGTCGGCCAGTTCGGTGGCCCGTTCGATATCCATGCCGAACTTGTTGCCTTTTTTACCGGTTGTGGTTTTGTGATGTGTTTTGGCGTCGATATCCGGATTCAGACGCAAAGCGACGCGTCCCACACAGTTTAATTCACCGGCGATGCGCGCGATGGCGTCAAGTTCGGCTTCACTCTCGACGTCGAACATCAGAATGTCTGCTTTGAGTGCCTGGCGGATTTCTTCATCGGTTTTACCGACACCCGCAAAGACGACGCGTGAGGTATCGGCGCCGGCCTGCTGTACCCGGAACAGTTCTCCCCCGGAAACGACATCGAAACTGCTGCCAGCGTCATTCATAGTCTTGAGAATACTCAAGTTCCCGTTGGCTTTGACGGAATAACAGATGACCGGATCGACTTCCGCAAAGGCGTCCTGAATCTCTTTCAAACGACCCAGAAAGTCTGATTTGGAATAAACCCACAGAGGGGTGCCAAACTCTTCTGCCAGTTGAGCGACGGGGACATTTTCACAAAACAGTTCATCATTCTGGTAATGAAATGCAGACATTGCGTAGCCTTTACGAGGTAATCTTTGAAAAAAGGCACTGGCGGGTGGAACTCTTCAAGCAGTAATCCGCCCGCAGTGACGATAGTGAAGACGCGAACACAGCTTAGGTACAGGCTTTGTGTTTAGCGAGCAACTCTGCAATTTGAACAGCGTTGGTGGCAGCACCTTTACGGAGGTTATCACTGACGCACCAGAAACTAAGTCCATTCGGAGAAGAAATATCACGGCGGATTCGGCCGATATAGACTTCATCACTGCCATCACAGGTGGAAGGCAGCGGATAGGACAGGTTCTGCAGGTCATCGACGACAGTGATTCCCGGGAAATCAGAGAATAACTGACGGGCTTCTTCCGGGGAAATGGGGCGTTCGGTCTCGACTGTGATGGTTTCGCTGTGGCAGTTGGCAACAGGAATCCGCACACAGGTGGGATTGATCTGGATCGATTCATCGCCCAGAATTTTGCGGGTTTCGTACACCATTTTCATTTCTTCGCTGGTGTAGCCTTCTTCTTTTTCACTGCCGATCTGTGGGATGGCGTTGAACGCGATCGGATGAGCAAAGACCTGGTAATCATGCTCTTTGCCTTCCAGATAGGCACGAGAACCTTCCAGCAGGTCGCTGGTTCCTGCTACACCGGCGCCACTGGTTGCCTGGTAGGTACTGACAATTACGCGGCGAACAGGGGAAGCATCGTGCAGTGGTTTCAGGGCCATCACCATCTGTGTGGTGGAGCAGTTGGGGCTGGCAATGATGCCTTTCGCTTCAAGTGCGGCTTCCGGATTGATTTCCGGAATCACCAGCGCGACTTCAGGCTTCATCCGCCAGTAACCTGATTCATCGATAACAATCGCTCCGGCTTCCACGGCTGCTGGAAGAAATTCAGCTGCGACATCATCGGGAGTAGAAGCAATGACCAGTTCTACGCCGGCGAAGGAATCTTTGGTCAATTCTTCCAGTGTGTATGTTTTGCCTTGGAATTCCAGTGTTTTGCCTGCGGAACGCGCTGAGGCCAGAAATCGAAATTGTTTCGCCTGGAAGTTCCGGTCTTCCAGCAGTTTCCGCATGATGTGCCCGACGGCACCGGTGGCACCAATAATGGCGACAGTATCAAACACTTTGAATTCTCCAGTAAACAAAAAGGTTAAAAGTCTTTTAACAGAATAACTTTAGGTCAATTACTATTACTCAGGAATACGATAACAGTAATTTCGTCTCTCTCCTCTCTCTATTGAGGTCTCTGTCTATTGTGACAGATACTTGGAAAAGAGGTTCAGAGCATCATCGGGGATCGCAGAGCAATAAAAAACAGATTGAATGGGACATTATATGATCTGAAGGTGGATTCGTCCAATGCTGGACGCGTACTGCCGGAAGAGTGGTGATTTCTGAAGAAACTTTATTCCCGACCGGCCCTGTTTTATTCTGAAATAGAAGTAATATACGAGCTTTTTAGCAGCAAAGTCCAAATTTCGGGAAGCGATGCTACTAGGGGCAAAACAGTGCTGATATACTCCACGGGAGTAGAATCAAGTCAGTGAGAGAGATTGTCTCGCCTGAAATTTTAAGAAGAAGATAACGAGCAGGTACCGTACACGATGAAAGTTTTAGTGATTGGTCAGGGAGGCCGCGAACACGCGCTGGTCTGGAAACTGGCCCAGTCGGAGAGTGTCAGTCAGGTCTTTTGTGCACCTGGAAACGCAGGAACCCAGCTGGATGGGACGAATGTTGCCATCAGTGTCAGCGATATTCCGAAGATGGTGGCTTTCGCCAAAGAAGAAGCGATCCAACTGGCGGTGGTCGGCCCGGAAGTGCCTCTGGTCGCCGGGATGTCAGATGCACTGCGTGCCGCCGGGATCTCAGTATTTGGACCTTCCAAGGCAGCCGCTGAACTGGAAGGCAGCAAATCATTTGCCAAGCAGATGATGTGGAAGGCGAATGTTCCCACAGCCAAATCAGAGACATTTAACAATTTTGAAGCTGCGGAAGCTTACCTGGAAGAACGCGAAGAACAGCCTCTGGTGATCAAGGCAGATGGCCTGGCTGCTGGTAAAGGGGTTCTGATCTGCGATACCAAGCAGGAAGCTCTGGATGCCATCAAATCGCTGATGAAAATTCGCGAGTTCGGTGATGCAGGGAAAACCGTCATTATTGAAGAAAAGCTGATCGGTCAGGAAGTCAGTATTCTGGCAATCGTCAGTGGATCGACGATTGTTCCTCTGGAAACATCTCAGGATCACAAAGCAGCCTACGATGATGACAAAGGACCTAATACCGGTGGGATGGGGGCCTACAGCCCTGCTCCCCTGGTAACACCAGAACTGATGGACGAGATTATCGAGAAAATTCTCGTGCCCATGGTCAATGTGATGAAAATTGAAGATCGTCCTTTTAACGGTGTTCTTTATGCCGGCCTGATGATTACCAATCAGGGACCCAAGGTACTGGAATTCAATGTCCGTTTCGGCGATCCTGAAGCCCAGCCGGTCCTGATGCGGCTCAAGACGGACCTCGCACAACTGCTGCTGGCAGCGGCAGAAGAGCGTCTGGACGAGATTGACGACCTGGAGTGGGATGAACGGCCGACAGTTTGCGTGGTGATGGCGTCTGAAGGATATCCTGATGAATATGAAAAAGGGAGAGTCATTCGCGGCTTGAGTGAAGCGGCTGAACTGCCTGATACCAAAGTGTTTCATGCCGGAACAACCATGAAAGACGATCAGGTCGTGACCGACGGCGGTCGAGTACTGGGTGTAACGGCGATTGGTGACAGCATCAGCCAGGCAAAACTGAAAGCGTATCAGGCGGTCAAATGCGTCCGCTGGGATGGCGCCTGGTGCCGCAAGGATATTTCAGATAAGGCTCGCTGAGCCCCCGAGTTCCCTTAAGCATTGAAAGAATGTGCTCGATCAGCCATGCCTGATGAAATTCGAACCTGCTTACTGCCTGTGTTGTCACAACCGGAAGACTTTTCGGGGAGCACTGCCGTGATCCTCGATATTCTTCGCGCTTCCTCTACGATTACGACAGCGCTCCATGCCGGGGCCGCTGCCGTGATTCCCTGTCAGGAAATTGAAGAAGCACAGGAGATCGCCGGTAATCTGAGTGAAACTTCTGATTCAGGGGTATTACTCGGGGGAGAACGCATGGGAATCATGATTGATGGTTTCGATCTGGATAACTCCCCTGCCCGTTACTCTGCAGATATGGTTACTGGCAAACAGATCGTATTTACGACCAGTAATGGAACACGGGCGTTGAAGCGTGCGGTTCAGGCAGATCGCATTCTGATTGGTTCGTTTTTGAATCTGGCTGCGGTGGTGAAAGAATTGAGTCAAAGTTCGGGTGTTGTTTACCTGGTCTGTGCGGGGACAGATGGAGCTGTTACAGGCGAAGACTGTCTGTGTGCTGGCGCAATTGCTGCGGGACTGCAGGAAATTACCAGTGAGAAACTGACACTGGATGATGCAAGCAGAATGGTCGTCGACTATTATCGAACGCAGATCAGCGGTCCGGGTGGATTGCTGACAGCGATGCGTGCCAGTCAGGGGGGACGAAATCTGATTCAACGTGGCTTTGAAGAGGATGTTCGACTATGTTCCGAATGTGATCGTTACTCGGTACTTCCTGAGTTCTGTCACGAATCGGGAAAAATTATGTTATCTTCAGCAGGCTGAATCGCTGCTGTCTTAAATAAGTAACCATAAAATCGTTTTACGAGAGTGTCTTACTGAAGACAAAAGGGAAGACCAGAACAATGAAAAAAGAGATGGAGAAAATCGTAGCGTTGTGTAAACGGCGCGGGTTTATTTTTCAGTCGTCTGAAATTTACGGCGGTCTGCAGGGGTTCTGGGATTATGGTCCGCTGGGAGTCGAGCTCAAGCGAAATGTGAGAGAAGCCTGGTGGTCTGACATGATTACCACCCACAACGAACTGGTGGCTCCGGAAGGGGCTCCCAAACCGTTCTCCATGACGGGGGTCGAAACGACCATTATCATGCACCCCAGTGTCTGGAAAAGCTCCGGGCACTTTGACCTGTTTCATGACTTCATGGTCGATTCTAAAGAGTCCAAAGCCCGGTTTCGTGTCGACCATGTGTCGGTGGCCGTTGCTTATGCTGCTGATCAGACTCCGGTCGCCTGTGAAACCTACATGGCAGATATCGGCGAGGAAGGACTCTCCAAAACCAAACGCAAACGTCTGGAAAAAGCGCTTGCGGAATACGAAAAAGAGAACAGTCTGGACGCCAGTGAAACTCCCCAGATTTCTGTCTGTAATCTGATGGAGTACCGGAAAATGCTGGCGGAAGCGAATATCCCCGCGACCGGTAAACTGGAAGCACGCTGTCCGGAAACGGGTGGCGAACTGACTGAGCCTCGTGAATTCAACCTGATGTTCAAAACGATCATCGGTGCGCTCTCAGGTGAAGAAGGAACCGCGTTCCTGCGGCCGGAAACCGCACAGGGGATGTTTGTGAACTTTAAAAATGTGGTCGACAGCGGGCGTGTCAAAGTGCCTTTCGGGATCGCTCAGATCGGAAAAAGTTTCCGAAATGAAATTACACCCCGGAATTATATTTTCCGTTCGCGTGAATTTGAGCAGATGGAAATGGAGTTCTTCTGTCATCCTGATGAGTCATTTGAATGGTACCAGTACTGGCGGGACCGCCGCTATGCCTGGTACATCAAACACGGGATTGCAGAAGACAACCTGATTTTGCGCGATCATACCCAGGAAGAACTGGCGCATTATTCCGTGGGAACGGCAGACGTTGAGTACGCCTTCCCCTTCATGGAAGAGAATGAATATGGCGAACTGGAAGGGATTGCCCATCGTGGTGATTTCGACCTGCGTTCGCATATGGAAGGCAAGCTGGTACGTGAAGGAGATCAACTGGTCGTAGAGAAGAACGAACATGGTCAACCCAAATATAAAGGGAGCGGCAAAGATCTGACCTACTTTGACGATCAGACCCGCGAGCGATTCATACCGCATGTGATTGAGCCCGCCGCCGGTGCAGACCGCGCGACGCTGGCATTTCTCTGCGAAGCCTATTACGAAGATGAACAACCCGATGAAAAGGGGAATATGCAGACGCGAACAGTCATGCGATTCCATCCGCGACTGGCTCCCGTGAAAGCTGCCGTTTTTCCGTTGATCAAAAAAGCGGGAATGCCGGAAATCGCTTCGTCCATTTACCAGCGCTTGAAATCAGCAGGAATTCAAGCCGTTTACGATCAGCAGGGCGCCATCGGTCGCCGATATCGTCGTCAGGACGAGATTGGAACACCTTTCTGCTTGACAGTGGATGGGGAGACCGAACAGGATAACTGTGTGACACTGCGTGATCGTGATACACTGGAACAGGTCAGAATTCCGATTGACGATGTCGTAACAGAGATTCATAAACGAATTTATGGCTGAATGAATCAGTCCGTATCAAAAACTATTCCTGCAAAATGAATCGAGAGGAGTCTGGTATGACCAACGAAAATATAGACCGTCGCGTATTCGGTAAGTATCTCGCTGGCAGTACGGCTGCTTTTTTAGCCGGTGCCAATGCGGCTTCTGCAAAAGAACCGGTGGTCGATGGTGTGACGCGTCCGTCAAATACGCTGTTACTTGACGGAGGCGGTCAGTCAGTCTGGAATTCAACTGCGCAGCATGTACGGACCAGTGGCTGGGTTTCACCTGATGGGAAAATCTTTCATGAGGCGGCCCGGAATATTCCGATTGTCGAGGAAGATGAAGTCATCGTCTGTGGCGGTGGTCCTGCCGGGGTTGCTGCGGCTCTGGCTTCTGCCCGCAGTGGTGCGAAAACCCGCTTGCTGGAAGTCAATGGCTGTATCGGTGGTGTCTGGACAGCCGGCGCATTAACGCTGATCATTGATGCCCAGAATAAGCCGGGCATTATGCGGGAGCTGTTACAGAAGCTGGAAGAACGCGGCGCCAGTAATACCCTGCCCAACGGTTCGGTCGCTTATGATACCGAAAAAACCAAGCTGTTACTGGAAGATCTGTTGCTGGAAGCGGGCGTCAAAATTCAATTGCACACACGCGTCGTGGGTGCGGTGACCGACATTAATAATCGTCTGTCGGTGGTTGTGACCGAATCCAAATCGGGGCGGCAGGCCTGGAGAGCCAAGGCGTTTATTGACTGCTCTGGCGATGGTGATCTGGCAGCGCAAGCGGGGTGTGCTTACGAGTTCGGCCAGCCTGGTACCGGGTTGACTCAGCCGATGAGCCTGATGGTTCTGCTCACAGGGGTGACACTGGATGGGATTGCTCAGTTTGTAAGAGGAGATGCAGAACCCCGCAAACTGGGGAACCCGAAGAAGAATCTACTGGCAGAATTTCAGCGGGCGGGGATTGACCCTTCTTATGGCGGCCCGACTATTTTTCGGGTTCGGGATGGCCTGTTTGCGATGATGGCCAACCATGAATACGGGACGCTGGCCATCGATGCTGCCCATGTCACCGACGCGACTTTACAGGCCCGGCGTGAAGTGCATAAACTGGTCAACAGCCTGAAAAAACTCGGTGATCCCTGGACCAATCTCGAGATCATTGCGACTGCAGAACAGATCGGCACCCGTGAAGGACGCCGAATTATGGGACGTTATCATGTTTCCAGTGAAGATTTGAAAAACGGAGCACGCTTCGAAGACGGTATCTGCCATGTTCGATTTGGAATTGACGTGCATTCGACCAATCCTGGTAAAACGAAAGCCATTGAAAAGAAACCATTCAAATCCAAGCCTTACGATATTCCCCTGCGGGCACTGATTGCCCGGGATGTGACCGGCCTGATGATGGCAGGCAGATGCATCAGTGGAGATTTCATCGCTCACAGCAGTTATCGGGTGACCGGGAATGCCGTGGCCATGGGTGAGGCGGCGGGGGTTGCTTCTGCTCTGGCAGCGACCACGCAGAAACTGCCTCACGAGGTCCCCTTCCCTGAGGTCGCCAAACAACTGGAGCTGATTCGCTCCGGTGAAAACCAGCAGGTAAAAAGTTAATTGAAATACTGATCATGCTGCCTTCGGAATTGCTTGACCCGAACCAGCGTGATGTTTAATCTGTCTCTTCCGAGTTCAGCGGCTGTCGTATAATGGTATTACCCCAGCTTCCCAAGCTGGTGACGAGGGTTCGATTCCCTTCAGCCGCTCTTTTCAGACTCCCTGCTTCCCCGAAACTGAGATTGAGTTCAAGCCTGAATCTTCTTTCTGCGATCAGAGTGGCTTCTCAAAGATACTATCCAGGGACTTCGCTTTATCACTGAAGTCGATTTCGATGGCACTATGCAATCCCTGTAGAATGATTTTATGAAAGCGGGGATCAATCTGCAGCTGCAGGATCGTATCTTTCAGGATATTGTCTTTAAAACCGATCGTATCTCCGGTACTGGCATCCAGGATTTCCAGCAGGAATGAATAGCTGCGGGTTCGAGATTCCGTCCGGATTTTACTCATAAAGATCAAAAACGGAAGCTGGTACTGCGAGGTATCAACCCAGGAACGTTTGGGGAGATTGCGGCTCCAGAGAATCTGTCCCGTTTTCCCATCGATGCAGATTA is from Gimesia maris and encodes:
- a CDS encoding HEAT repeat domain-containing protein, which codes for MSFNNRILAAFALVISCTLSTSPHVWSQDEIPPQFQKPATISNLSPDELLLSKPETPAQLLQAVIQLTGLGHAASAKPYLDQLLKANPDQETLLKLRDEHGPAAFLSLANNKALQPESVTLLNQMEAAFRAFATDPARINGLINDLSGTPTDRNISIIQLKSAGSIVAPPILKQLSQSEDPTRNDELAFALSQLGKPVVEPLIAALRAPENRIRKIAAEVLGDIADPSAALYLWNPAFSESQEQSVQIAARQALSKILGKDPRNVYELNRHKAQQVLKNAALQFYKNHVDAAEKQKIWVWDSTQQTVVQKELASQEVGLIEGLRLAKEALEMSPDKQDVQTLYLSMVLALEAYQVGWNHPLPEGPGTAFNLALLSGPKAVSQVLALAMKQGHTPSALAALKALGQIGSRNLLYEKLDQHSSVIAALNYPDRRVQFAAATTIMQLDPANTFPGATRVIAILTRALGGAGKQSAIVVDSSIPRGQTMAGLFNELGYETEYTQTGMAGFKDATQRMDVEFIALEHNIMRWGLSQTIANLRADSRTANIPIIIYGPLRLKNKIEYVTRHYPLVQYVVESENTEDIATQVKPFLNSLKTPELTGELRSEYRAAALYWLSHIASSQRGKIYDLTPAEKPLLQLVSDRSLASNALITLGGIPTRTAQADLVTIVTNKTMDNDIKEIAALQLAFHIQKFGLLVDSKEVASIREAYQAATEPRLNTALASVMGTLMPDNKVVGERLQEFKPATPLP
- the purD gene encoding phosphoribosylamine--glycine ligase — protein: MKVLVIGQGGREHALVWKLAQSESVSQVFCAPGNAGTQLDGTNVAISVSDIPKMVAFAKEEAIQLAVVGPEVPLVAGMSDALRAAGISVFGPSKAAAELEGSKSFAKQMMWKANVPTAKSETFNNFEAAEAYLEEREEQPLVIKADGLAAGKGVLICDTKQEALDAIKSLMKIREFGDAGKTVIIEEKLIGQEVSILAIVSGSTIVPLETSQDHKAAYDDDKGPNTGGMGAYSPAPLVTPELMDEIIEKILVPMVNVMKIEDRPFNGVLYAGLMITNQGPKVLEFNVRFGDPEAQPVLMRLKTDLAQLLLAAAEERLDEIDDLEWDERPTVCVVMASEGYPDEYEKGRVIRGLSEAAELPDTKVFHAGTTMKDDQVVTDGGRVLGVTAIGDSISQAKLKAYQAVKCVRWDGAWCRKDISDKAR
- a CDS encoding aspartate-semialdehyde dehydrogenase, with protein sequence MFDTVAIIGATGAVGHIMRKLLEDRNFQAKQFRFLASARSAGKTLEFQGKTYTLEELTKDSFAGVELVIASTPDDVAAEFLPAAVEAGAIVIDESGYWRMKPEVALVIPEINPEAALEAKGIIASPNCSTTQMVMALKPLHDASPVRRVIVSTYQATSGAGVAGTSDLLEGSRAYLEGKEHDYQVFAHPIAFNAIPQIGSEKEEGYTSEEMKMVYETRKILGDESIQINPTCVRIPVANCHSETITVETERPISPEEARQLFSDFPGITVVDDLQNLSYPLPSTCDGSDEVYIGRIRRDISSPNGLSFWCVSDNLRKGAATNAVQIAELLAKHKACT
- a CDS encoding glycine--tRNA ligase; amino-acid sequence: MKKEMEKIVALCKRRGFIFQSSEIYGGLQGFWDYGPLGVELKRNVREAWWSDMITTHNELVAPEGAPKPFSMTGVETTIIMHPSVWKSSGHFDLFHDFMVDSKESKARFRVDHVSVAVAYAADQTPVACETYMADIGEEGLSKTKRKRLEKALAEYEKENSLDASETPQISVCNLMEYRKMLAEANIPATGKLEARCPETGGELTEPREFNLMFKTIIGALSGEEGTAFLRPETAQGMFVNFKNVVDSGRVKVPFGIAQIGKSFRNEITPRNYIFRSREFEQMEMEFFCHPDESFEWYQYWRDRRYAWYIKHGIAEDNLILRDHTQEELAHYSVGTADVEYAFPFMEENEYGELEGIAHRGDFDLRSHMEGKLVREGDQLVVEKNEHGQPKYKGSGKDLTYFDDQTRERFIPHVIEPAAGADRATLAFLCEAYYEDEQPDEKGNMQTRTVMRFHPRLAPVKAAVFPLIKKAGMPEIASSIYQRLKSAGIQAVYDQQGAIGRRYRRQDEIGTPFCLTVDGETEQDNCVTLRDRDTLEQVRIPIDDVVTEIHKRIYG
- a CDS encoding 2-phosphosulfolactate phosphatase; this encodes MPDEIRTCLLPVLSQPEDFSGSTAVILDILRASSTITTALHAGAAAVIPCQEIEEAQEIAGNLSETSDSGVLLGGERMGIMIDGFDLDNSPARYSADMVTGKQIVFTTSNGTRALKRAVQADRILIGSFLNLAAVVKELSQSSGVVYLVCAGTDGAVTGEDCLCAGAIAAGLQEITSEKLTLDDASRMVVDYYRTQISGPGGLLTAMRASQGGRNLIQRGFEEDVRLCSECDRYSVLPEFCHESGKIMLSSAG
- a CDS encoding FAD-dependent oxidoreductase; translated protein: MTNENIDRRVFGKYLAGSTAAFLAGANAASAKEPVVDGVTRPSNTLLLDGGGQSVWNSTAQHVRTSGWVSPDGKIFHEAARNIPIVEEDEVIVCGGGPAGVAAALASARSGAKTRLLEVNGCIGGVWTAGALTLIIDAQNKPGIMRELLQKLEERGASNTLPNGSVAYDTEKTKLLLEDLLLEAGVKIQLHTRVVGAVTDINNRLSVVVTESKSGRQAWRAKAFIDCSGDGDLAAQAGCAYEFGQPGTGLTQPMSLMVLLTGVTLDGIAQFVRGDAEPRKLGNPKKNLLAEFQRAGIDPSYGGPTIFRVRDGLFAMMANHEYGTLAIDAAHVTDATLQARREVHKLVNSLKKLGDPWTNLEIIATAEQIGTREGRRIMGRYHVSSEDLKNGARFEDGICHVRFGIDVHSTNPGKTKAIEKKPFKSKPYDIPLRALIARDVTGLMMAGRCISGDFIAHSSYRVTGNAVAMGEAAGVASALAATTQKLPHEVPFPEVAKQLELIRSGENQQVKS
- the lysA gene encoding diaminopimelate decarboxylase — translated: MSAFHYQNDELFCENVPVAQLAEEFGTPLWVYSKSDFLGRLKEIQDAFAEVDPVICYSVKANGNLSILKTMNDAGSSFDVVSGGELFRVQQAGADTSRVVFAGVGKTDEEIRQALKADILMFDVESEAELDAIARIAGELNCVGRVALRLNPDIDAKTHHKTTTGKKGNKFGMDIERATELADKVLKDEHLELTGIHMHLGSPILSTDPYAKAVKKGAEVISQLREKGHNTNWLNLGGGFGISYKTDEGPSAQTYADVIVPTIKEIGCRLALEPGRFIAGNSGVLISQIVFTKREGGKLFYIQDGGMTDLVRPAMYDSYHRVWPVKPKVPMPFDCEGEIEGCEPADVVGPVCESCDYFAKDRYLPPMQRGDYLCMFSAGAYGSVMSSNYNARPRSAEILVDGSENQVIRRRETYEELIALEQT